Proteins encoded together in one Microcebus murinus isolate Inina chromosome 18, M.murinus_Inina_mat1.0, whole genome shotgun sequence window:
- the LOC105861735 gene encoding uncharacterized protein LOC105861735, translating into MSYFINWRGTQVSRSLTPFDNVRVPRERRKENKKHEGLPEVQCSPHSQTLQKGEGAQRPEDKTEKGEDKATEEDPSVSKADPRNDAKDWKLPISLGPVYSPLLSSSLSTPKAVGQSWELSPPVAESFCGHDAQGAHLPQPVSFQHFTDARVEKRLAARKERRSRFGNVSVHKCYQFGQVFSPFQALATTEMRKLVFPRDLPMRPSVQRMSSSFSTDVSLQDFLLPSAELGLGKDEDSHEKERPASHMKTPLFPPIVKATKSNDMK; encoded by the exons ATGTCCTACTTCATTAATTGGAGGGGCACCCAAGTGAGCAGAAGCTTGACGCCATTTGACAATGTCAG AGTTCCCcgtgagaggaggaaggagaacaaGAAGCATGAGGGCCTGCCTGAAGTCCAGTGCTCACCTCACAGCCAGACACTGCAGAAGGGGGAAGGTGCCCAGAGGCCTGAGgacaaaacagagaaaggagaagacaAGGCCACTGAGGAAGACCCTTCTGTCAGCAAAGCAGACCCACGAAATGATGCAAAAG ACTGGAAGCTGCCGATCTCCCTGGGACCTGTTTACTCACCGTTACTCTCCTCCAGCCTGAGCACCCCCAAAGCTGTGGGACAAAGCTGGGAATTGTCTCCTCCAGTGGCAGAGAGCTTCTGTGGACACGAC gcccagggagcCCATCTGCCCCAGCCGGTCTCTTTCCAGCACTTCACGGACGCGAGGGTGGAGAAGAGACTGGCTGCCCGGAAGGAGCGCCGCAGTCGTTTTGGAAATGTCAGCGTGCACAAGTGCTACCAGTTCGGGCAGGTCTTCTCCCCTTTCCAAGCCCTCGCCACCACG GAAATGAGAAAGCTGGTGTTTCCCCGAGACCTGCCCATGAGACCCTCTGTGCAGAGAATGAGTTCTTCGTTCTCCACTGATGTAAGCCTCCAGGATTTTCTGCTGCCTTCCGCAGAGCTGGGCTTGGGAAAGGATGAAGACAGCCACGAGAAAGAGAGACCAGCAAGCCACATGAAAACACCTTTATTCCCCCCAATAGTTAAAGCGACAAAATCTAAcgacatgaaataa